In Tamandua tetradactyla isolate mTamTet1 chromosome 7, mTamTet1.pri, whole genome shotgun sequence, the following are encoded in one genomic region:
- the PLEKHG6 gene encoding pleckstrin homology domain-containing family G member 6 isoform X1 — protein MEAFGPSNEGRLQGLVASRIETYGGRHRASAQSAAGNFYPRGGPVLDPSRRRFQDYVPFTRSSGQARGLPHLRLREPEPEKRPGGHFGAGPPYSPKLKEVTNAHALEVRLHTFSMFGMPRLPPEDRQHWELGEGSDSGLAIEKSWKDLVPTHKEMSRESCHQQEALWELLTTELTYIRKLKIMTDLLAAGLLNLQRVGLLTEVSAETLFGNVPSLIRAHRSFWEEVLGPTLEEVRASGQPLDPIKLQNGFLTFGQRFQPYVQYCLRVKQTMAYAREQQENNPLFQAFVQWCERHKRAGRQMLGDLIIKPHQRITKYPLLLQAVLKRTPEAQTREALTAMIAAVESFLRHINGQVRQGEEQESLGAAAQRIGPYEVLEPPSEEVEKNLRPFSTLDLTSPMLGVAATHIRQLLLEGPVRVKEGREGKLDVYLFLFSDVLLVTKPQRKADKAKVIRPPLMLEKLVCQPLRDPNSFLLIHLTEFQCVSSAFIVHCPTSTDCARWLEKTQQAQATLQKLKAEEYVQQKRELLALYRDRDLESQSTRTSTPSLEGPQNNPEERIPELSTIIPHLVVTEDTDEDTPSVPDDTSDSGYGTLVPDSPKESHSPLSRLHQRALRRDPRLTFSTLDLREVPLRPQPPDPQAPQRRSAPELPGGDIRSGGSLPRVDPPTWSEEEEDGTSGGGNVVVETLHRAQLRGQASPSPTNVDSAGESPWDSSGDEEEEGSVFLRPGYGPSSHPLRAEDMLREIREELATQRIEGAPESPGSRPRKLTQAQLQRMRRSHIIQLDTPVSTSEA, from the exons ATGGAGGCCTTTGGTCCTTCAAATGAGGGCCGCCTCCAAGGACTTGTGGCGTCCCGCATTGAGACCTACGGGGGCCGGCACAGGGCCTCTGCCCAGAGTGCTGCCGGCAACTTCTATCCCCGGGGAGGCCCCGTGCTG GATCCCAGTCGCCGTCGCTTCCAGGACTATGTCCCCTTTACCAGGAGTTCTGGCCAGGCCCGAGGCCTGCCTCACTTGAGATTGAGAGAACCAGAGCCTGAGAAGAGGCCCGGGGGCCATTTTGGGGCTGGCCCACCCTACTCCCCCAAACTCAAG GAAGTCACAAATGCGCACGCGCTGGAAGTGAGGCTGCACACATTCAGCATGTTTGGGATGCCCCGGCTACCCCCGGAGGATCGGCAGCACTGGGAGTTAGGGGAGGGCAGCGACAGCGGCCTGGCCATCGAGAAGTCCTGGAAGGACCTGGTGCCCACACACAAG gagATGAGCCGGGAGTCTTGCCACCAGCAGGAAGCGCTGTGGGAGCTGCTGACCACTGAGCTGACCTACATACGGAAGCTTAAGATCATGACTGAT CTCCTCGCCGCTGGTCTGCTGAACTTGCAGCGAGTAGGGCTGCTGACAGAA GTGTCAGCTGAGACCCTATTCGGTAATGTCCCCAGCCTGATTCGAGCCCACCGGAGCTTTTGGGAGGAggtgctgggccccaccctggaGGAGGTTCGAGCCTCGGGCCAGCCTTTGGATCCCATCAAACTGCAAAATGGATTCCTGACG TTTGGCCAGCGGTTCCAACCCTATGTCCAGTACTGCCTGCGAGTGAAGCAGACCATGGCTTACGCCCGGGAGCAGCAAGAGAACAACCCTCTCTTCCAGGCTTTCGTGCAG TGGTGTGAGAGGCACAAGCGCGCTGGGAGGCAGATGCTGGGTGACTTGATCATCAAACCCCACCAGCGCATCACTAAGTACCCGCTGCTGCTCCAGGCCGTGCTCAAGAGGACCCCGGAAGCTCAAACCCGAGAGGCCCTGACCGCCATG ATCGCAGCTGTGGAGTCGTTCCTGCGGCACATCAACGGGCAGGTGCGCCAGGGAGAAGAGCAGGAGAGCCTTGGGGCTGCAGCCCAACGCATTGGGCCCTATGAGGTGCTGGAACCACCCAGTGAGGAGGTGGAGAAG AACCTGCGTCCCTTCTCCACTCTGGACCTGACATCACCCATGCTGGGGGTTGCTGCCACGCACATTAGGCAGCTGCTGCTGGAGGGGCCTGTACGAGTGAAGGAGGGGCGAGAAGGGAAG cTGGACGTGTACCTGTTCCTCTTCTCCGACGTGCTCCTGGTGACCAAGCCACAACGCAAGGCGGACAAAGCCAAGGTCATTCGACCACCCCTGATGCTGGAGAAGCTTGTGTGCCAACCGCTCCGAGACCCTA ACAGCTTCCTGCTGATCCACCTCACGGAATTCCAGTGTGTCTCTAGTGCCTTTATTGTGCACTGCCCCACTTCTACTGACTGTGCCCGGTGGCTCGAGAAGACCCAGCAGGCCCAG gccACCCTGCAAAAGCTGAAGGCAGAGGAGTATGTCCAACAGAAGAGGGAGCTGCTGGCCCTCTACCGGGACCGGGACCTGGAGTCCCAGAGCACCAGAACCTCCACGCCTTCCCTGGAGGGCCCTCAGAACAACCCAGAGGAGAG GATTCCCGAGCTCTCAACCATCATCCCCCACCTGGTGGTGACTGAAGACACAGATGAAGACACCCCCTCAGTACCAGACGATACTTCAGACTCGGGCTATGGCACTTTGGTCCCAGACTCCCCCAAAGAGTCCCACTCTCCACTGAGCCGTCTCCACCAGCGGGCACTTCGGCGGGACCCCCGTCTCACCTTCTCCACCCTGGACCTCCGAGAAGTTCCTTTGCGCCCCCAGCCTCCAGACCCACAAGCTCCCCAACGCCGCAGTGCCCCCGAACTGCCAGGGGGAGATATCCGAAGCGGAGGCAGTCTGCCCAGGGTGGACCCACCTACCTGGTCTGAGGAGGAAGAAGACGGGACCTCAGGAGGAGGGAACGTGGTGGTGGAGACCTTGCACAGGGCCCAGCTTCGGGGACAAGCCTCCCCCTCCCCAACGAATGTGGACTCTGCTGGGGAAAGTCCCTGGGACTCCTCGGGGGATGAGGAAGAAGAGGGGTCCGTCTTCCTGAGACCTGGATATGGCCCCTCCTCACACCCCCTCCGGGCTGAGGACATGCTTAGAGAGATCCGGGAGGAACTGGCCACCCAGAGGATCGAGGGCGCTCCAGAGTCTCCGGGCAGCAGGCCTCGGAAGCTGACCCAGGCCCAACTGCAGAGGATGCGCAGATCCCACATCATCCAGCTGGACACCCCGGTGTCCACCTC AGAGGCGTGA
- the PLEKHG6 gene encoding pleckstrin homology domain-containing family G member 6 isoform X2 gives MFGMPRLPPEDRQHWELGEGSDSGLAIEKSWKDLVPTHKEMSRESCHQQEALWELLTTELTYIRKLKIMTDLLAAGLLNLQRVGLLTEVSAETLFGNVPSLIRAHRSFWEEVLGPTLEEVRASGQPLDPIKLQNGFLTFGQRFQPYVQYCLRVKQTMAYAREQQENNPLFQAFVQWCERHKRAGRQMLGDLIIKPHQRITKYPLLLQAVLKRTPEAQTREALTAMIAAVESFLRHINGQVRQGEEQESLGAAAQRIGPYEVLEPPSEEVEKNLRPFSTLDLTSPMLGVAATHIRQLLLEGPVRVKEGREGKLDVYLFLFSDVLLVTKPQRKADKAKVIRPPLMLEKLVCQPLRDPNSFLLIHLTEFQCVSSAFIVHCPTSTDCARWLEKTQQAQATLQKLKAEEYVQQKRELLALYRDRDLESQSTRTSTPSLEGPQNNPEERIPELSTIIPHLVVTEDTDEDTPSVPDDTSDSGYGTLVPDSPKESHSPLSRLHQRALRRDPRLTFSTLDLREVPLRPQPPDPQAPQRRSAPELPGGDIRSGGSLPRVDPPTWSEEEEDGTSGGGNVVVETLHRAQLRGQASPSPTNVDSAGESPWDSSGDEEEEGSVFLRPGYGPSSHPLRAEDMLREIREELATQRIEGAPESPGSRPRKLTQAQLQRMRRSHIIQLDTPVSTSEA, from the exons ATGTTTGGGATGCCCCGGCTACCCCCGGAGGATCGGCAGCACTGGGAGTTAGGGGAGGGCAGCGACAGCGGCCTGGCCATCGAGAAGTCCTGGAAGGACCTGGTGCCCACACACAAG gagATGAGCCGGGAGTCTTGCCACCAGCAGGAAGCGCTGTGGGAGCTGCTGACCACTGAGCTGACCTACATACGGAAGCTTAAGATCATGACTGAT CTCCTCGCCGCTGGTCTGCTGAACTTGCAGCGAGTAGGGCTGCTGACAGAA GTGTCAGCTGAGACCCTATTCGGTAATGTCCCCAGCCTGATTCGAGCCCACCGGAGCTTTTGGGAGGAggtgctgggccccaccctggaGGAGGTTCGAGCCTCGGGCCAGCCTTTGGATCCCATCAAACTGCAAAATGGATTCCTGACG TTTGGCCAGCGGTTCCAACCCTATGTCCAGTACTGCCTGCGAGTGAAGCAGACCATGGCTTACGCCCGGGAGCAGCAAGAGAACAACCCTCTCTTCCAGGCTTTCGTGCAG TGGTGTGAGAGGCACAAGCGCGCTGGGAGGCAGATGCTGGGTGACTTGATCATCAAACCCCACCAGCGCATCACTAAGTACCCGCTGCTGCTCCAGGCCGTGCTCAAGAGGACCCCGGAAGCTCAAACCCGAGAGGCCCTGACCGCCATG ATCGCAGCTGTGGAGTCGTTCCTGCGGCACATCAACGGGCAGGTGCGCCAGGGAGAAGAGCAGGAGAGCCTTGGGGCTGCAGCCCAACGCATTGGGCCCTATGAGGTGCTGGAACCACCCAGTGAGGAGGTGGAGAAG AACCTGCGTCCCTTCTCCACTCTGGACCTGACATCACCCATGCTGGGGGTTGCTGCCACGCACATTAGGCAGCTGCTGCTGGAGGGGCCTGTACGAGTGAAGGAGGGGCGAGAAGGGAAG cTGGACGTGTACCTGTTCCTCTTCTCCGACGTGCTCCTGGTGACCAAGCCACAACGCAAGGCGGACAAAGCCAAGGTCATTCGACCACCCCTGATGCTGGAGAAGCTTGTGTGCCAACCGCTCCGAGACCCTA ACAGCTTCCTGCTGATCCACCTCACGGAATTCCAGTGTGTCTCTAGTGCCTTTATTGTGCACTGCCCCACTTCTACTGACTGTGCCCGGTGGCTCGAGAAGACCCAGCAGGCCCAG gccACCCTGCAAAAGCTGAAGGCAGAGGAGTATGTCCAACAGAAGAGGGAGCTGCTGGCCCTCTACCGGGACCGGGACCTGGAGTCCCAGAGCACCAGAACCTCCACGCCTTCCCTGGAGGGCCCTCAGAACAACCCAGAGGAGAG GATTCCCGAGCTCTCAACCATCATCCCCCACCTGGTGGTGACTGAAGACACAGATGAAGACACCCCCTCAGTACCAGACGATACTTCAGACTCGGGCTATGGCACTTTGGTCCCAGACTCCCCCAAAGAGTCCCACTCTCCACTGAGCCGTCTCCACCAGCGGGCACTTCGGCGGGACCCCCGTCTCACCTTCTCCACCCTGGACCTCCGAGAAGTTCCTTTGCGCCCCCAGCCTCCAGACCCACAAGCTCCCCAACGCCGCAGTGCCCCCGAACTGCCAGGGGGAGATATCCGAAGCGGAGGCAGTCTGCCCAGGGTGGACCCACCTACCTGGTCTGAGGAGGAAGAAGACGGGACCTCAGGAGGAGGGAACGTGGTGGTGGAGACCTTGCACAGGGCCCAGCTTCGGGGACAAGCCTCCCCCTCCCCAACGAATGTGGACTCTGCTGGGGAAAGTCCCTGGGACTCCTCGGGGGATGAGGAAGAAGAGGGGTCCGTCTTCCTGAGACCTGGATATGGCCCCTCCTCACACCCCCTCCGGGCTGAGGACATGCTTAGAGAGATCCGGGAGGAACTGGCCACCCAGAGGATCGAGGGCGCTCCAGAGTCTCCGGGCAGCAGGCCTCGGAAGCTGACCCAGGCCCAACTGCAGAGGATGCGCAGATCCCACATCATCCAGCTGGACACCCCGGTGTCCACCTC AGAGGCGTGA
- the TNFRSF1A gene encoding tumor necrosis factor receptor superfamily member 1A gives MGLPTVPGLLLPLVLLALLVGVAPSGVIGLVPHLGDREKRDSPCPQGKYSHPQNSSICCTKCHKGTYLHNDCPGPGLDTDCRECENGTFTAWENHVTQCLSCSKCRKEMDQVEISPCAVDRDTVCGCKKNQYRNYWSDTLFQCLNCSLCLNGTVHLPCQEKQNTVCNCHAGFFLRGNECVSCSDCKNNPECMKLCQIPTGNLMGSQDPGTTVLLPLVIVFGLCLLSFFFILLLCRYRRWKPKLYSIVCGKSTPEKEGENEGVKPLASVQTSNPTSDFSPGLSSNPNFSRAFPSSPNSTFSPNPTFLNYWSNFRDMPPPREVASSYLTAVPPSSTCNLAPPQKWEDSGHMLHPDANPATLYAVVDGVPPSRWKEFVRRLGLSEHEIELLELQNGRCLREAHYSMLAAWRQRTPRREATLELLGRVLCDMDLRGCLENIEEVLGGSAPLSLAPRLPR, from the exons GTGCTCCTGGCTCTGCTGGTGGGGGTAGCCCCCTCCGGGGTTATTGGACTGGTCCCTCACCTTGGGGACCGAGAGAAGAGAGACAGCCCGTGTCCTCAGGGAAAATACAGCCACCCTCAAAATAGTTCTATCTGCTGTACCAAGTGCCACAAAG GGACCTACCTGCACAATGACTGCCCAGGCCCAGGCCTGGACACGGACTGCAGGGAGTGCGAAAACGGCACCTTTACTGCTTGGGAGAACCACGTCACACAGTGCCTCAGCTGCTCCAAATGCCGAAAAG AAATGGACCAGGTGGAGATTTCTCCTTGTGCGGTGGACCGGGACACTGTATGCGGCTGCAAGAAGAACCAGTACCGGAATTACTGGAGTGACACTCTTTTCCAGTGCTTGAACTGCAGCCTCTGCCTCAACGGCACTGTACATCTCCCCT GCCAGGAGAAACAGAACACCGTGTGCAACTGCCACGCAGGTTTCTTTCTAAGGGGAAACGAATGTGTCTCCTGTAGTGA CTGTAAAAATAACCCGGAGTGCATGAAGTTGTGCCAAATCCCAACCGGAAATCTTATGGGCTCTCAGGACCCAG GCACCACAGTGTTACTGCCGCTGGTGATTGTCTTTGGTCTTTGCCTCTTATCCTTCTTCTTCATCCTTCTGCTGTGCCGCTACCGACGGTGGAAGCCCAAGCTCTACTCCATTG tttgtgggAAATCGACACCAGAGAAAGAG GGGGAGAATGAAGGCGTTAAGCCCTTGGCCTCAGTCCAGACCTCAAACCCCACCTCTGACTTCAGCCCTGGCCTCAGTTCCAACCCCAACTTCAGCCGGGCCTTCCCTTCCAGCCCCAACTCCACCTTTTCCCCCAACCCCACCTTCCTCAATTACTGGTCCAACTTCAGGGATATGCCACCGCCTAGAGAGGTGGCCTCATCCTATCTCACCGCAGTCCCACCTTCCTCCACCTGTAACCTTGCCCCTCCTCAGAAGTGGGAGGACAGCGGCCACATGCTGCACCCAGACG CCAACCCGGCCACGCTGTACGCGGTGGTGGACGGCGTGCCACCGTCACGCTGGAAGGAGTTCGTGCGGCGGCTGGGGCTGAGCGAGCACGAGATCGAGCTGCTGGAGCTGCAGAACGGGCGCTGTCTGCGCGAAGCCCACTATAGCATGCTGGCGGCCTGGCGACAGCGCACACCCCGGCGCGAGGCCACGCTGGAGCTGCTGGGACGCGTGCTCTGTGACATGGACTTGCGTGGCTGTCTGGAGAACATCGAGGAGGTGCTGGGGGGCTCCGCCCCCCTATCACTCGCGCCCCGCCTCCCCCGGTGA